Proteins from a genomic interval of Lolium perenne isolate Kyuss_39 chromosome 1, Kyuss_2.0, whole genome shotgun sequence:
- the LOC127321387 gene encoding uncharacterized protein isoform X2, translated as MAGEDFDVDCFLNLDAMDEEISVEALLEAADANAQLQLDPATLGQPLTVPASPPVHHQQALPESSSAYGFDEQIMMQAPITHVNHPDVQQHLQHPQAPVQHHQMLVGSGFHDQMHMPAPIPHFQTNIQAAPLDQVPETGVLLQNFLDESTLALDIHGFDEEMLMTASEDEEEFPDLPSPDSFPMYDIDEAFISDEVNQADANVIPYHGPMEDEERFVPLAPGRLQCGDCRVVRQIRVQTDTEEGLIRLHGTTNGRFEHAILDRTYIGNDSEAPRAERLYVDFSRRTGEWVLNFIANIIWSLKNETVGVVEDSDEPVNTPPIVNDAYQLMEIAMLKIIDSTPEYAQMAGALSLPRAAQPAPMPPPPPLTTQPAPAMEAASDANVSHKIIKPDIFESRPFVRIEQSSDSARVHSTRQQERREEQETRQYLHDLKEKAQMDLDVQKQALAVKRFCRKKQWTYRLNLIKRINKKIIKMEKRALTYPLSRLLKIRDTFDKLVVEKENLVAHITTAMNNESGNKGSYSVGKNDDEAGPSSTKKL; from the exons ATGGCCGGAGAGGACTTCGACGTCGACTGTTTCCTCAACCTCGACGCCATGGACGAAGAGATCTCTGTGGAAGCTCTGCTGGAGGCCGCGGACGCGAACGCCCAACTGCAACTAGATCCGGCGACTCTCGGCCAGCCACTTACG GTCCCGGCGTCGCCGCCCGTCCATCACCAGCAAGCCCTGCCAGAGTCGTCGTCGGCTTACGGCTTTGACGAGCAGATAATGATGCAGGCACCTATCACCCACGTTAATCACCCCGATGTCCAACAGCATCTCCAGCACCCTCAGGCCCCCGTCCAACACCATCAAATGCTGGTTGGATCGGGCTTTCACGATCAGATGCACATGCCGGCGCCGATCCCTCACTTTCAGACAAATATCCAGGCGGCGCCCTTAGATCAGGTGCCGGAGACGGGCGTACTACTCCAAAACTTTCTAGACGAGTCGACATTGGCGTTAGACATCCACGGCTTCGACGAGGAAATGTTGATGACGGCCTCGGAAGATGAGGAAGAGTTCCCAGACCTTCCGTCTCCTGACAGCTTCCCCATGTATGATATCGACGAGGCGTTCATCAGCGACGAAGTAAACCAAGCCGACGCCAATGTTATCCCATACCATGGCCCCATGGAGGACGAGGAAAGGTTCGTGCCGCTCGCGCCAGGACGACTGCAGTGCGGCGACTGCCGTGTCGTCAGGCAGATCAGGGTCCAAACTG ACACAGAAGAAGGGCTCATCCGTCTCCACGGTACCACCAATGGAAGGTTTGAACATGCGATCCTTGATCGCACATACATTGGCAATGACAGTGAGGCTCCTAGGGCCGAACGGCTGTATGTGGA TTTCAGTCGGCGCACAGGCGAGTGGGTGCTCAACTTCATTGCAAACATTATTTGGTCGCTGAAGAACGAGACGGTAGGGGTAGTGGAGGACTCCGACGAACCAGTTAACACGCCTCCAATAGTTAATGACGCATACCAACTAATGGAAATTGCAATGCTGAAGATCATAGACTCCACTCCAGAATATG CTCAAATGGCTGGTGCGCTATCTCTGCCTCGGGCTGCTCAGCCAGCGCcgatgccaccaccaccacctctcaccaCTCAGCCTGCACCGGCCATGGAAGCCGCATCAGATGCCAATGTCTCGCATAAAATAATAAAGCCTGATATTTTTGAGTCTCGTCCATTTGTTAGAATAGAACAGTCCAGTGACAGTGCTAGGGTTCACTCAACTAGGCAGCAAGAGAGAAGAGAGGAGCAGGAGACACGACAGTACCTGCATGACCTAAAGGAGAAGGCTCAGATGGATTTGGATGTGCAAAAGCAAGCTCTCGCGGTCAAGAGGTTTTGTCGTAAGAAGCAATGGACATATAGGTTGAACCTG ATTAAGAGGATCAACAAAAAAATCATTAAAATGGAGAAGAGAGCACTTACATACCCGCTGAGTAGACTGCTGAAAATTAGAGATACCTTCGACAAATTAGTCGTTGAGAAAGAAAACCTTGTTGCTCACATCACTACGGCTATGAATAATGAAAGCGGGAACAAAGGAAGCTATAGTGTCGGCAAAAATGACGACGAAGCTGGTCCCTCTAGCACCAAAAAG CTTTGA
- the LOC127321387 gene encoding uncharacterized protein isoform X1, with protein sequence MAGEDFDVDCFLNLDAMDEEISVEALLEAADANAQLQLDPATLGQPLTVPNAQVFPDVQATASLITLLLYSQVPASPPVHHQQALPESSSAYGFDEQIMMQAPITHVNHPDVQQHLQHPQAPVQHHQMLVGSGFHDQMHMPAPIPHFQTNIQAAPLDQVPETGVLLQNFLDESTLALDIHGFDEEMLMTASEDEEEFPDLPSPDSFPMYDIDEAFISDEVNQADANVIPYHGPMEDEERFVPLAPGRLQCGDCRVVRQIRVQTDTEEGLIRLHGTTNGRFEHAILDRTYIGNDSEAPRAERLYVDFSRRTGEWVLNFIANIIWSLKNETVGVVEDSDEPVNTPPIVNDAYQLMEIAMLKIIDSTPEYAQMAGALSLPRAAQPAPMPPPPPLTTQPAPAMEAASDANVSHKIIKPDIFESRPFVRIEQSSDSARVHSTRQQERREEQETRQYLHDLKEKAQMDLDVQKQALAVKRFCRKKQWTYRLNLIKRINKKIIKMEKRALTYPLSRLLKIRDTFDKLVVEKENLVAHITTAMNNESGNKGSYSVGKNDDEAGPSSTKKL encoded by the exons ATGGCCGGAGAGGACTTCGACGTCGACTGTTTCCTCAACCTCGACGCCATGGACGAAGAGATCTCTGTGGAAGCTCTGCTGGAGGCCGCGGACGCGAACGCCCAACTGCAACTAGATCCGGCGACTCTCGGCCAGCCACTTACGGTGCCCAACGCTCAGGTATTTCCCGATGTCCAGGCCACGGCTTCTCTGATTACGCTGCTGCTTTATTCTCAGGTCCCGGCGTCGCCGCCCGTCCATCACCAGCAAGCCCTGCCAGAGTCGTCGTCGGCTTACGGCTTTGACGAGCAGATAATGATGCAGGCACCTATCACCCACGTTAATCACCCCGATGTCCAACAGCATCTCCAGCACCCTCAGGCCCCCGTCCAACACCATCAAATGCTGGTTGGATCGGGCTTTCACGATCAGATGCACATGCCGGCGCCGATCCCTCACTTTCAGACAAATATCCAGGCGGCGCCCTTAGATCAGGTGCCGGAGACGGGCGTACTACTCCAAAACTTTCTAGACGAGTCGACATTGGCGTTAGACATCCACGGCTTCGACGAGGAAATGTTGATGACGGCCTCGGAAGATGAGGAAGAGTTCCCAGACCTTCCGTCTCCTGACAGCTTCCCCATGTATGATATCGACGAGGCGTTCATCAGCGACGAAGTAAACCAAGCCGACGCCAATGTTATCCCATACCATGGCCCCATGGAGGACGAGGAAAGGTTCGTGCCGCTCGCGCCAGGACGACTGCAGTGCGGCGACTGCCGTGTCGTCAGGCAGATCAGGGTCCAAACTG ACACAGAAGAAGGGCTCATCCGTCTCCACGGTACCACCAATGGAAGGTTTGAACATGCGATCCTTGATCGCACATACATTGGCAATGACAGTGAGGCTCCTAGGGCCGAACGGCTGTATGTGGA TTTCAGTCGGCGCACAGGCGAGTGGGTGCTCAACTTCATTGCAAACATTATTTGGTCGCTGAAGAACGAGACGGTAGGGGTAGTGGAGGACTCCGACGAACCAGTTAACACGCCTCCAATAGTTAATGACGCATACCAACTAATGGAAATTGCAATGCTGAAGATCATAGACTCCACTCCAGAATATG CTCAAATGGCTGGTGCGCTATCTCTGCCTCGGGCTGCTCAGCCAGCGCcgatgccaccaccaccacctctcaccaCTCAGCCTGCACCGGCCATGGAAGCCGCATCAGATGCCAATGTCTCGCATAAAATAATAAAGCCTGATATTTTTGAGTCTCGTCCATTTGTTAGAATAGAACAGTCCAGTGACAGTGCTAGGGTTCACTCAACTAGGCAGCAAGAGAGAAGAGAGGAGCAGGAGACACGACAGTACCTGCATGACCTAAAGGAGAAGGCTCAGATGGATTTGGATGTGCAAAAGCAAGCTCTCGCGGTCAAGAGGTTTTGTCGTAAGAAGCAATGGACATATAGGTTGAACCTG ATTAAGAGGATCAACAAAAAAATCATTAAAATGGAGAAGAGAGCACTTACATACCCGCTGAGTAGACTGCTGAAAATTAGAGATACCTTCGACAAATTAGTCGTTGAGAAAGAAAACCTTGTTGCTCACATCACTACGGCTATGAATAATGAAAGCGGGAACAAAGGAAGCTATAGTGTCGGCAAAAATGACGACGAAGCTGGTCCCTCTAGCACCAAAAAG CTTTGA